The proteins below are encoded in one region of Candidatus Culexarchaeum yellowstonense:
- a CDS encoding nodulation protein NfeD, whose amino-acid sequence MYRGRYPHIFSIFIIACFISLFIQPYIALSSPPRVYYAEVDATIDAGIAEYILNVLSKAEASNAPLIIRLNTYGGYMDSMDTIINALVSSKVETVVWVGPPGAKAVSAGTFIALAANYLVMSDGSVIGSCQPRSTTGEPVDPKVLNYAIERMRALAERKYGFNDSRVDIAVKFVAENLDLTVGKALELRIADFKANSLQEVLSVLGWSGYEVVVVGRSIASQLYSLLNDPTIVGLLFELGFWFILIELFTPGTQIYGFIGAALMILSLFGIGLIGPSVTALALMIIGSILILVELHYPGIQLFGFLGLVMYALGILFMYREQPYIEIGVPQYVFVSILAIGGGFLILYIHNVRKSWRRARGMMDPKKLIGMTGTAKTDFKAGENGVVHVFGEEWTAFSDVDIKRGQKVKVVDVVGLKLKVAPE is encoded by the coding sequence ATGTATAGGGGTAGGTATCCTCATATATTTTCAATCTTCATCATAGCTTGCTTCATATCACTCTTTATTCAGCCATATATTGCCCTTTCATCCCCTCCTAGAGTTTATTATGCTGAGGTTGATGCTACTATTGATGCTGGCATTGCTGAGTATATTTTGAACGTTTTATCTAAGGCTGAGGCTTCCAATGCGCCTTTAATTATTAGGTTGAATACTTATGGTGGATATATGGATAGCATGGATACCATAATTAATGCTCTTGTAAGCTCTAAAGTTGAGACTGTTGTTTGGGTTGGCCCTCCCGGGGCTAAGGCTGTTTCAGCTGGAACCTTTATTGCTCTTGCAGCAAACTATCTTGTAATGTCTGATGGTAGTGTTATAGGTTCATGTCAACCTAGGAGTACTACTGGTGAACCGGTTGACCCTAAAGTTTTGAATTATGCTATTGAGCGTATGAGGGCTCTTGCTGAGAGGAAGTATGGTTTTAATGATAGTAGGGTTGATATTGCAGTTAAATTCGTTGCTGAGAATCTTGATTTAACTGTTGGTAAAGCTTTGGAGCTTAGAATAGCCGATTTTAAAGCTAATTCTCTACAGGAGGTTTTGTCTGTACTTGGTTGGAGCGGTTATGAGGTTGTTGTGGTTGGTAGGAGTATTGCCTCACAATTGTATTCCTTACTAAATGATCCAACTATTGTTGGTTTACTATTTGAGCTTGGATTTTGGTTCATACTAATAGAACTGTTTACCCCTGGGACTCAAATATATGGTTTCATTGGGGCAGCATTGATGATTTTATCACTCTTCGGTATAGGTTTAATTGGCCCCAGCGTTACGGCACTAGCATTGATGATAATTGGATCAATATTAATATTGGTGGAGTTGCATTATCCTGGCATACAATTATTCGGTTTCCTCGGCCTAGTAATGTATGCTTTGGGGATACTATTTATGTATAGGGAGCAACCATATATTGAAATTGGAGTTCCACAATATGTATTCGTATCCATATTGGCTATTGGAGGAGGCTTCCTCATCTTATACATACATAATGTTAGGAAGAGTTGGAGGAGGGCTAGGGGGATGATGGATCCAAAAAAGCTTATTGGGATGACTGGAACTGCTAAAACAGATTTTAAGGCTGGTGAGAATGGTGTTGTACATGTTTTTGGTGAAGAGTGGACTGCATTCTCTGATGTTGATATTAAGAGGGGGCAGAAGGTTAAGGTTGTTGATGTTGTTGGATTAAAATTGAAAGTGGCTCCAGAATAA
- a CDS encoding aldolase yields the protein MWRHIQLEMAKYGRKLTERGFVCGHGGNISVRINENIYITRRGASLEDISARDIVQTPLKHESEADRYASSETPVHREIYIKTDYKAIIHAHPPYAIAVSYFFNEVEPLEIEAALRMGSIKVIEGKSGTRELGSKIIDNLGSCNAVIVRGHGVFAVGSNLEEAYRATCNVEKNCRQKYLTEILKSIGLKFIKPMEI from the coding sequence ATGTGGAGACATATACAGCTTGAAATGGCAAAGTATGGTAGAAAACTAACTGAAAGGGGGTTTGTATGCGGCCATGGAGGGAACATAAGCGTAAGAATCAATGAAAACATATACATAACCCGCAGAGGGGCATCATTGGAGGACATATCCGCTAGGGACATAGTTCAAACCCCCCTAAAACATGAAAGTGAAGCTGATAGGTATGCTTCAAGTGAAACGCCAGTTCATAGGGAAATCTACATAAAAACAGATTACAAGGCAATAATACATGCACATCCACCATACGCAATTGCAGTATCATACTTCTTCAACGAGGTAGAGCCACTTGAAATAGAAGCTGCACTTAGGATGGGAAGCATAAAAGTGATTGAGGGGAAGAGTGGAACTAGGGAGCTTGGATCAAAGATAATTGATAATTTAGGGTCATGTAATGCAGTGATAGTTAGGGGGCATGGAGTCTTCGCAGTGGGATCAAATCTGGAAGAAGCATACAGAGCAACATGCAATGTAGAAAAGAACTGCAGACAAAAGTATCTAACTGAAATATTAAAGTCTATTGGGCTTAAATTCATAAAACCGATGGAAATTTAA
- a CDS encoding N-acetyltransferase produces the protein MGEVKFDGKIFYIELEEGVRAYHRIEETEDEIRMVSTYTPPEYRGLGLASKIVDVAVNYVKGRGKRVVVECSYVKSWMERNKDKVAGLNIEYRIKA, from the coding sequence ATGGGCGAAGTCAAATTTGATGGGAAAATATTCTACATAGAATTGGAGGAGGGGGTTAGAGCCTACCATAGAATTGAAGAAACAGAGGATGAAATTAGAATGGTGAGCACTTATACACCTCCTGAGTATAGGGGTTTAGGATTGGCTTCAAAAATAGTTGATGTAGCAGTCAACTATGTTAAGGGTAGGGGGAAGAGGGTTGTTGTTGAATGCAGTTATGTGAAGAGCTGGATGGAGAGGAATAAAGATAAGGTTGCAGGGCTAAATATTGAGTATAGGATTAAAGCTTAA